The DNA region TGTATTGTTATAGTCTTTTAGATTTAGGGATCGAGGTTAGATCAATTTTGACGCCTATTGGACAAGGGAGTTCACAGGTTTCAAGGTCATCTCAATTATCATCAAAAGATGCGTTTCTGTCAAATACTGAAGTAAAAAATATCTCTCAGATTAATGCCAGTTCAGAGGTGATGTTCTTATTCATTTGtagcttttctttgtagaaaatCTAATGTCAGTTTCTTCAAACAGGAGTTTGTTTGTGTTACTGTCGCCAAGATTACAACCATAGTGATGGACAACTATTCATGGTGCTATTTGGCTTGTggtcaatgttataaaaaaactgGCATGCAAACTGTGTCGTTCACATGTCTGTGTGGCAAAGAGAATGATCAACCTGAACTGAGGTGATTGATTCATTGTTTAATTAGTATGATGTTTATCAGCTACATTTTCTTATGCTGGTATCTATATTGGCAGGTATCGGGTTGAGGTGATTGTTAATCACAAGGGTGAACAAACCAAATTTTTGATCTGGGATTGTGAATGTGCACAGTTAATTGGTCAGTCCACGGATGAAGTCAACAGGTTCAAAATAGAAGTATGTTATTGTATTGTCAtgcaatgttttttaatttacactGAACATTTGTTACCttgctatcaattttcattcttttttttttctgcgcAAGGATGGGGACGTTGATTTAAATGCCTCTCCTCAAGCACTAGATAGGCTATTGGGTTGTTTCCTTGCATTCAGAGTGAAGGTGCAACCAACGTTCAGGAATTCTGTTGTtcttaaatattcaaatgaatCAGACTTGATCAATGTTGTGCTAGATATGATTCCCGATAGTGAGGTTGTGTTTTGTCAAATCTATTTTAGTTATTGTGAGTATATGTATATATTCCATTTGTTTTTTAACTGTCGATTCATATATCATCTAGCCATGTTGCAAGATTGAGAATTCAATACTTGAGTCGACCGATCCTACAGTGCTTGAATCTGTGAGCTAACATtgtctttctctgtttttttttgtgtatgttGCAATGATGGCAACAAAATTTAGCTGACTCATCAATCAATATTTGATGCAGCAATCTTTGTCTATTACCGCTGATCATGATGGGCCAATGGTTGGCTCAAGTGAGCCTATAGAGTTTGAATCTGTAAGTTGGGGTTGTCGTTGTGTGTTTTTGCTGGTGTATTTTTGGATGATGTCAACAGAATTTACCTTACtgatcaattaatattttatgcagCAATCTGTGTCTATTACCGGGGATCATGACCCTCTTCTCAAGATTCCATTGACACCAATTAAGCGCGTATCTTCTGATGAGTTGGATAATGAGGGAAAAAACTTTCAGATTTCACCTGCTGAAGTTTCCTCGAACAAATTAGCCAGGCATTCTTAGCCTGAATGAATTATGTTGTTGAAATGTTGCCTTAGATGTTTTTTGATGATCGTATGGTCAAATTGTAATATTTACCCCGTCACagtttttgtggtttttttaaCTCTTTGCATGGAGGACGTTGTTGGAACATTAATTTTCGTTAAATAGATTTTGTAGTTGCAAACAAAACTGGTTTTTCCCTCTTtgattaaatgaaataatagttttttgGGACTTTGCATTACTCTATTTGTTAACCCTGTGATGAAATTCCAATCTGTGCATTGTTGTTGTCAAAAACTTAatgaatgtaatcaattaaaattagctGATTAATGTTAACGAGTTAAGATAACTGATAAAAACAGATTGAATGCAAGAATTATTTCAGTTCAATACAAGAATGCTGATAAATGTTAACAAGTGCAGATAACTCATGAATTAAGGCTTTTTTGGAGGGAATTGCACATGAACTAAAATATAAACTGacatttactaattaaaaactcAGTCTTTTGACAACTCAAATATTAATGGTAAGTCATTAGAATCAGTAAAATAGGAAATTGCTATTGCATAGCTAATTTGGAAATTTAGTATAATCAGTGCTAAGTGAGGACAGATTCAAGGAAAGGATTATTTCGATTCTATTAGAGATGAGAATTGCAAATATGACACATTGATCAATCAAAGAAAGATTGGACAACGTTCGATATCAAAGTTTTCTCTACCCTGCATCTTTAGTTGTAGTTTTGTGTTGTGATTTCAATTTAAtgctaaattttcttttttatctttctctacCCTGCATCTTTAGTTGTAATTTTGTGTTGTAAtttcaatttgatgctcaattttttttaaaattataatgataacTATAAAAATGTCTAATCACATTTAATCTAGCAAATGCAGATTTTATAATGCTAAATTACTGCTTATAGTTTTTGATGTATAATTTGGTCTCTGTGTATTTCAAATCTTTGTTGTGGTGAATTGATATACAAAACAGGTTCATTGATATCAACTGCAAACATGCAAAAGAATGCACATGCAAAATGCATGTATCTCAGGTAAAGCCAGAATGTATAGAAAATGtatcctgcaaaaaaaaaaaaaaaaaaacctcagcCTGACAGATCACATGAGGCAAGTATAGATTTCACTCTGAAAGGCtcttttaattatgaattttttatgtcATATATATTTCTCCATTAGCTTACCTATCAATACAGATgaacaaaaaacaatttatcaCAGAATTATCCAAGCTGTCAACAACAATGAAGGTGGAATGTTTTTCCTATACGGATTTGGAGGCATAGGAAAAACATTCATATGGAGAACATTAGCAAGTTCATTGAGAGCAGAGAatcaaattgttattattgttgctTCTAGCGGAATAGCCTCTCTATTATTACCAGAAAGCAGAACTGCACATTCCAGATTTAAAATTCATGTACCAATTTTTGAAGACTCAACATGTAATATCCATCAAGGGACCCAATTAGCAGAATTATTGAACCAGACAAGTCTAATAATTTGGGATGAAGCACCAATGGCccacaaattttgttttcaagcACTTGATCAAAGTTTAAGAGACATTATCACAAATAAATCAAgttcaaatcaaatatttagaGGCAAAATTATAGTATTCGGTGGAGATTTTCGCCAAATACTACCAGTCATCTCAAGAGGAACCTGCTCAGACGTTGTAAATGCAACAACCAATTCATCCTATCTATGAGATTCATGTGAAATATTAACCTTGACAAAAAACATGCGCTTGCACAACAATCTAGAATCAGTTGATCAACAAGAAACTGCCACATTTGCTAAATGGATTCTAGACATTGGAGATGGAATTATAGGTGATGAAAATGATGGTTATGCTACAATTCAAGTTCCTGCTCATCTACTCATTACTCAATATGATGATCCAATCAGTGGTATAGTCAAATCAACATTCCCGGACTTAGATCAACACCATAATAATCCGGAATTCTTTAAATCCAAGCCAATACTAGCTTTAACAAatgaaacaataaaacaaatcaaTCATTACGTACTATCCTTCATTCTAGGTAATTATCTCATTACTTATTTAATTGACACTTGCTCAgtgaaaaatataatcattGAAATTGCAATTTTCCAAATCATAGGTGATCACATGGAATATCTAAGCTCCGATTCCGTTGATAAATCATAAACCAATGAAGATTTGTATTTCCAATCAATTACTACTGAATTCCTTAATTCATTGGATGGTTTGCCAACTCATTCTATCAAACTTAAAATTGGAAGTCCTATAATGTTGTTAAGGAACCTCAACCAAAATCAAGGTCTATGTAATGGTACTAGATTAGTGGTAACAAAGATGACAAAACATGTAATTGCAGCTGAAATTATCTCAGGTTAAAACATTAATCACGCTATTTATATTCCAAGAATGTCAATGTTTCCTTCACATTCACTCTGGCCATTTAAACTATTGAAAAGACAATTTCCGATTATGCTATCTTATGCAATGACAATTAACAAGTCACAGGGACAATTGctatctgtcataccctaatttcgtctgggattattatttgatgatatacaacctttgattgacagcttcgagacacttggcgtcctttgttgcacaatgaatgaagtcccgagacgtgtcagaaatcaaaaggaagcaggcttgcgcaatccgtgaaattccgtaatgtggcggaaatcaaaaagaggtgtttttgcgcaattcgtaagtttccgtaacttcttcgaaagctaaaaaagagtaaatacataatccgtaaagattcgtaaccttgcgggagaaaaataagtatcgttacgaaattcgtaaagtttcgtaacgttacggaaaaagaattaccaaaaaaatagaagggggtgcatttagtaaaaaggggggtacaaatagcaatctggcccacttgggccttccagatccttcctccagaaggctgttgcttctggaggaagcaaccttgctcgcctgggcgagctgggtggcaagctcctcccctattttgctataaatagggggaggagtgaagaagaaaggggttcaacttcttaggcacttctctctctctcgaaattgttgaggaaaattgtttccgtgaagaaaatccaagccgaggcgcttccgtaacgtttccgtgagtaattacgcgaagattctcgaccgttcttcaagattcatcgttcgttcttcgttttcttcagtcttcaacgggtaagtacctcaaaccgagcttttcaattcattctatgtactcgtggtggtccacagtttgtttcatgtatttttattctcattttcatttactttttatacccccttttgatctgcttaagccatttatttaagtcatttctagcctaatctaaaaataaaataaatttccaccgatcgtttgaattgcatcatccgttaatttcggttaaaatgaattccgaccgttcggtcgtgccgtaaccacattggaaatcaaaaaagaggtaaaataataatataataatcaaaaaatacttttttagtaaaataaagcgaaaaatcaatcggacgttttctatttgggatttctcattcttaattgaattgactaataactaaagtgaaactaaggctaaaatcaaactcgcctagtcaagctcgtccacaaaaataggttttgaaagtttatcatttcagtttcttactaagtaaaatggatcatttttaaggtccaacgccttaaaatgatcacccttcaagtaaaaagaatcacttgattcacgcataagaaagaactacgtaggtctgatttcctctttgatggatggtacgtaggagcaagagccccgcttttgtcgacctcaaaaaataaaaagaaataaagttaaggtaacacaatttccacaattctaaaaaataggttgttgtccttcgagacaaacgtaagaggtgctaataccttcctcaagcgtaaatacaactcccgaacttagaattttcattttgaccggtttccttcgattttcccgacgttttccacaaataaacgttggtggcaactccgcgcatctttcctcctttggaaagcgcacctgtgagcctcgcctcgctcgcccgcaaaagggcacgttgcgacagttggcgactccactggggactagttttgtgagttaggcctattttaaggaattgtggatttgtgaaacttcgtgtgtgcatttgttggactgtgtaaaatgtaaataactgttgtctatttcacattctttacactgcattctaagcacccacgggtttgagtaaaaaaggggccctacacccgggttcatgggaatttaaggagtggaggtgaatctatcatcatgctaggtctccgacttgcttgataatagtgaaacctcgtctagagctttctctctttataatgtgttgtcgctggtattccataccgccacaatattattatcttgagtgatgatacctctagaaaacagtcatgtgagttatgaattgttggggagtagttattagagacccctagatattgtcctataggttcccaaataggggcaaagagcaaacacgctccgtgccattcgttctcatgcattttttggtaaatagcactagtttatagttttgctagtgatgtttggtttctttagagtaatacgtaacctttttaatactacgttgaggcgccatcatgcccaaaacgtagcattaaagttggatctctacagtctcgtatgtgtgaattacccctttgtgttgttttctttccgtttcatgcatgcgcatctgcatcataccgtcacacatgcgttgtatgtgggtctcgtcttttttCATGGGAAGCcgaaagatccatatcgtcttcttaagtgcacacatggggcactgcgcccccccaaatgcgcaataaggagagataatttttcgggctctcgtgtccgtaagtgcattcatatcatgcaccgcataaacatctcttcagcatcataatgaacatatcgttcctacatttgttcgttatcatattccagcatcacattttgcatgagtcattgcatcatcatgcatatgtgttcaacaaactttttattctacaaactgcataccttttgttttcatgttcgctcatgcatgatccttgtattttcctctgcaaaacaaaaaaagggggaagcgtgaaaattcacactacattcttagttgcatggtaccatgagccaaaccatgttgggatcataaacccatttcacttaaaaaaacaaaatgattgaacatggtacctaatgcatggttaactaagaaaggatgtttcttcgggcatctcaatctcataattacattttccatgcatagcatgcataATCCCGAGTCTTGCATCCCTATGAattgttgatgaagtattggcgatcaaaattgccattccctgggttatggggttgaaccaagctcgcgcttttacgaaaaggttcatcgagtcaagttgaagtatgaaagtaaccatcttgcaaaaaattggggcaaaagatggatcgtgttacatcgctccttcgtctactgccaaacacatttagggctgtcgatgttcctgttacttccagtttcaccttgacggagatgtcatggaccatgttgaaaatctaaattgattcaaccccatatcttgtgtaaaaattcgcaatacttcaattgtgcatcattcgcatacatccatgttgttcattggttgcattgctcattgcattctttccttgaaaagaaaaagagaacctaatcattgttataaaaaagaaaaaaaaaagcatgctttacggtgccctcaccgaacctatgctagagctagagtaatgggtaaagcggaggaggtacaagagtagatggaggccgacatggaggccatgaaagagaaaatggccgcaatgatggaggccatgatgagcgtgaagaagataatggaagccaatgcgattgcaattgccgctaccagtgttgttgctaaggtgaacctgatgtccccatcaaccaaatgaatcatccaacctcagatatggtaggcaaagatttggaaagtatgggcggcccccatgatgtgcaaattcaaaacgagcacgccttcccgccatatggcttgcctctcaactatacgccacccaatgtggcgtacactcccaataagaatgtcaataactccactcctatacccattgagagccagcaaccccaaactgatcatgcacatgtctcttaaaccgtgggggagacacatgaaattccccatcacaatctagctgacttcgagccttggctcggatatgccactgaagggcaagcagttggtggtatacccctacaaaacccttcggaaggccctcagtatcacccccagctacacctcttgcattccacaacaagtaaaaaccctcgtgctatggcagaaatggaaaagttggatcatttagaggaaaggctcagggccattgaaggaggtgaagattatgcctttgctaacctaaaagagttgttcctagaacccaatatcatcacccctcccaagttcaaggtgctggactttgacaagtacaaggggactacttgccccaagaaccatctaaagatgtattatcggaagatgagGGCATGTGCAAAGATGAGGAATTACTGATACATTCcatccaagaaagtcttactggggtagttgttacctggtacactaacttggaaccttctcgagtccattcctgggaggacctaatggttgcctttgttaggcagtgtTGGTATAATGGCtttggataggatgcaactacaaaatatgtgcaaaaaagggggcacggatctttcaaagaatacacccaaaggtggagagacctggtagctcaagtggcacctcaatgacagagaaaaaatgataatgatagtagacacattaccagtattctactatgaaaagatggtggactacacaccttcaagctttgatgatatggtcttcaccgacgaaaggatcaaagtgagtCTAAAAAGAgacaaatctgatcatcatactttgataaatgccaaaaaaacTAGGGCAAGTGAAGAGGATGAGAAGAAGGGAGAAAcatatgttgtgactgccattcttatacgaccaagtttcccaccaacccaacaatgtcattactcagccaataacaaaccttctccttacccaccgcccagttatccacaaaggtcatccctaaaatcaaccacaaagcctacctaccgcacttccaatgacaaacaccacatttagcgtaaaccaaaacaccaaccaagaaatgaattttgcagcgagaaagccttagaattcaccctgattccagtgtcctatgctgacttgctcccatatctacttgataattcaatggtagccataaccctagccaaggttcatcaacctctatttcttcgagaatacgactcgaacgcaacgtgtgcttgtcacggagaagccccgaggcgttccattgagcattgtaaggctctgaagcgtaaggtgcaaggtctaattgatgcgggctggctgaaatttgaggagaatcgcgtgtaaatacCGACATttacaagagatgccacacatggggcaattttgaaagctgttgttagatgtctctaatgactcatcataattttcaagtgcaagccattggtctgtttgctcaagcgacctgtgctcttgagtttggacttccaagaccgttcaatcagagattactcgtcttgcacgttggtgggggtgccgtaaaacaacgagtaaagttcaaaacaaataagtttcaaaataaaaaaaaggggttcaaaaagaaaaagaaaaagaaacatttgattgactgtgttttcaagacgttcatatgacctcattccggaaagtttgtctttttagagagaagtgagttatcaagaatatgaTGTTGGACAAAGGGCCTCAGTTAACTTAAGAAaaatgggggttgaattaagatacaaaggctattccccaattaaactttcactctctttttggatgacgttgctatttagcaacattctgcccggcgaccacaatgccaatctccccttgcagatgtatcggttggtctgtgccgtcatgacataggtaagtatacacatggttcaattgatttctgatgtcatctattgtttgcagggatcgcgcccacaagacgcccagtgggcccgaagaagtccaacagggccctggggtttccagctctggttacgggcctctgtagtcctacagggtgcccgttcccccagcgaggtcatgccatcgtgacataggtaagtatacatatggttcaactgatttctgataccatctattgtttgcaggaatcgcacccacaaagacacccagtggacccggagaagtccaacagggccctggggtttccagctctggttacgggcctctgtagtcctacagggtgcccgttccccccggcaaggtcacatcatcataggtaagtatgcacatcgctcaactg from Glycine soja cultivar W05 chromosome 8, ASM419377v2, whole genome shotgun sequence includes:
- the LOC114424008 gene encoding replication protein A 70 kDa DNA-binding subunit A-like, with the protein product MAFQVRYVYLVVVLDVIGVVDEVVFRYVSSKNTRVVLNLKDLSGQVLSYTLWENYCLQFLSYLNDIEDERLIVILLTHARIKEAQGSYPASVSNSFKASKLMINDLMLEIQEFRESLLDLGIEVRSILTPIGQGSSQVSRSSQLSSKDAFLSNTEEFVCVTVAKITTIVMDNYSWCYLACGQCYKKTGMQTVSFTCLCGKENDQPELRYRVEVIVNHKGEQTKFLIWDCECAQLIGQSTDEVNRFKIEDGDVDLNASPQALDRLLGCFLAFRVKVQPTFRNSVVLKYSNESDLINVVLDMIPDSEPCCKIENSILESTDPTVLESQSLSITADHDGPMVGSSEPIEFESQSVSITGDHDPLLKIPLTPIKRVSSDELDNEGKNFQISPAEVSSNKLARHS